In Lysinibacillus sp. FSL M8-0337, the following proteins share a genomic window:
- the bioA gene encoding adenosylmethionine--8-amino-7-oxononanoate transaminase → MKQVLTKLQEKDLQHVWHPCSQMKDYEAFPPIVIKKGEGVWLYDEHNQRYLDAVSSWWVNLFGHANPRISQALSEQAFTLEHTIFANFSHEPAIKLAQKLVALTPQSLQKVFFADNGSSAIEVALKMSFQYHMQTGKTHKKRFLALTDAYHGETLGALSVGGVDLYNEVYQPLLLDTVRAQGPDCFRCPFKHHPDSCHAQCISFVEDQLRMHHQELTAVIIEPLIQAAAGMKMYPAIYLRRLRELCTQYDVHLIADEIAVGFGRTGTLFACEQANISPDFMCLSKGLTGGYLPLSVVMTTNEVYQAFYDDYATMKAFLHSHSYTGNTLACRVALEVLAIFEEEQYVDVVQDKGERMRKLALEAFAELPFVGEYRQVGFVGAIELVANRDTKEPLPSEERIGYQIYKRALAKGLLIRPLGNVLYFMPPYIITDDEMQFMIQTTKDTIVQFFEEREG, encoded by the coding sequence GTGAAACAAGTATTAACTAAGCTACAAGAAAAAGATTTACAACATGTCTGGCATCCTTGCTCCCAAATGAAAGATTATGAGGCTTTTCCACCAATCGTTATTAAAAAAGGCGAGGGTGTATGGTTGTATGATGAACATAATCAACGCTATCTTGATGCGGTATCTTCATGGTGGGTCAATTTATTTGGACATGCTAATCCACGTATTAGCCAAGCATTAAGTGAACAAGCATTTACGTTGGAGCATACAATTTTTGCGAATTTTTCACATGAGCCAGCGATTAAACTCGCGCAAAAATTAGTAGCTTTAACACCACAAAGTTTACAAAAAGTATTTTTTGCAGATAATGGCTCATCTGCTATAGAAGTCGCTTTAAAAATGAGTTTTCAATATCATATGCAAACGGGGAAAACGCACAAAAAACGCTTTTTGGCATTAACGGATGCCTATCATGGTGAAACATTAGGTGCTTTATCTGTCGGTGGGGTAGATCTTTATAACGAAGTGTATCAACCACTGTTACTAGATACGGTACGAGCACAAGGCCCAGATTGTTTCCGTTGTCCATTTAAGCATCATCCGGATAGTTGCCATGCCCAATGTATTAGTTTTGTAGAAGATCAGTTGCGCATGCATCATCAGGAACTTACGGCGGTTATTATTGAGCCACTAATTCAAGCGGCAGCAGGGATGAAAATGTATCCAGCTATTTATTTGCGACGTTTACGTGAACTATGTACGCAATATGATGTTCATCTAATTGCAGACGAAATTGCTGTAGGGTTTGGACGAACAGGTACACTTTTTGCCTGTGAGCAAGCTAATATCTCTCCGGATTTTATGTGTTTATCAAAAGGTTTAACAGGTGGGTATTTACCACTGTCTGTCGTAATGACGACGAATGAAGTATATCAGGCATTTTATGATGATTATGCCACGATGAAGGCGTTTTTACATTCACATAGTTACACAGGGAATACACTTGCCTGCCGTGTAGCTCTAGAGGTATTGGCGATATTTGAAGAGGAACAGTATGTAGATGTTGTGCAAGACAAAGGCGAACGCATGCGAAAGCTAGCGTTAGAGGCTTTTGCTGAGTTACCCTTTGTTGGTGAATATCGGCAAGTTGGGTTTGTTGGGGCGATTGAACTAGTGGCGAATCGTGATACGAAAGAGCCATTACCGAGTGAGGAGCGCATTGGCTATCAAATATACAAAAGAGCTTTAGCAAAAGGGTTACTTATTCGTCCACTTGGGAATGTTTTGTATTTCATGCCACCATATATTATAACGGACGACGAAATGCAATTTATGATTCAAACAACAAAAGATACAATTGTGCAATTTTTTGAAGAGCGGGAGGGATGA
- the bioD gene encoding dethiobiotin synthase, whose product MQHFWVVGTDTDVGKTFVTTLLMRNLQKQGIRVTPYKPVQTGEVYDGKQAYYFDTAMYEKYSLQLLDRENLNGYSFKEAASPHFAAQLEGQQIDTQQLLKQMQHLQQTWDVVICEGAGGLFVPLDACGETTLLDVIVESKLPVVVVTRTALGTINHTLLTLEALTTRQIEVLGLVFNGDMGSRMEQDNIQTILQYYTLPYMTIPKLEELSDISAYAITGTSLFERLIRRETSIN is encoded by the coding sequence TTGCAACACTTTTGGGTTGTTGGAACAGATACAGATGTTGGAAAAACATTTGTCACCACATTATTAATGCGTAATTTGCAAAAACAGGGCATACGAGTAACGCCTTATAAACCAGTGCAAACTGGTGAAGTATATGATGGCAAACAAGCCTATTACTTCGACACAGCGATGTATGAAAAATATTCCTTGCAATTGCTAGACAGAGAGAATTTAAATGGTTATTCATTTAAAGAAGCAGCATCGCCACATTTTGCGGCTCAACTGGAGGGGCAGCAAATTGACACACAGCAGTTATTAAAGCAGATGCAGCATTTACAGCAAACTTGGGATGTTGTTATTTGTGAAGGAGCAGGTGGGCTCTTTGTACCATTAGATGCATGTGGCGAAACGACGCTGTTGGATGTCATTGTTGAAAGTAAACTCCCTGTTGTCGTGGTTACACGAACAGCGCTAGGAACAATTAACCACACGCTCTTAACGTTAGAAGCATTGACTACACGGCAAATTGAAGTGCTTGGTCTTGTATTTAACGGTGATATGGGGAGCAGGATGGAGCAAGACAATATTCAAACTATTTTACAATATTACACATTGCCCTATATGACGATACCAAAGCTGGAAGAGCTGTCGGACATTAGTGCGTATGCAATTACGGGCACATCATTGTTTGAAAGGCTGATTAGACGTGAAACAAGTATTAACTAA
- a CDS encoding TetR family transcriptional regulator C-terminal domain-containing protein: MNHQERKASIAKATWNVIARDGLRGATVRSIAKEANLSLGAVRYYFNTHEELIVFAMELVEQQVNERIAQHLQKPLPIKQIIVAALLELVPISEQHIIEMQVWLEFVSYKVRSGEPTEEHILSGIEKIFAYLQHENLLQDGLVVHDEIVHLHAFIDGLALHVLMGLVPMDKVRLQYLIEKEIDKVLKL; encoded by the coding sequence GTGAATCATCAAGAAAGAAAAGCGAGTATCGCGAAAGCCACGTGGAATGTAATTGCTAGGGATGGACTTAGAGGTGCTACAGTACGTTCAATAGCAAAGGAGGCAAATTTATCATTAGGTGCTGTTCGTTACTATTTTAACACGCATGAGGAATTAATCGTATTTGCGATGGAGTTAGTAGAGCAGCAAGTAAATGAGCGTATTGCCCAGCATTTACAAAAGCCACTACCGATTAAGCAAATTATTGTAGCAGCACTTTTGGAGCTCGTGCCAATATCTGAACAACATATTATTGAAATGCAAGTTTGGCTAGAGTTTGTCTCATATAAGGTGCGCAGTGGAGAACCAACAGAAGAACATATATTGAGTGGTATTGAAAAGATATTTGCCTATTTACAACATGAAAATTTACTGCAAGATGGACTAGTAGTGCACGATGAAATTGTCCATCTACATGCATTTATTGATGGACTTGCCCTGCATGTTTTAATGGGCTTAGTGCCAATGGATAAAGTGCGACTTCAATATTTAATTGAAAAAGAAATAGATAAAGTATTAAAATTATAA
- a CDS encoding beta-carotene 15,15'-monooxygenase codes for MIVLKNKQNIWMAFLAIVLISNYSLYNTGFGMSILPADTAGVVLGSLLDFIIVIPVLVMLYKRKFSIKYAIVLAATGCIAARFIIPMDHLQPYVAVTWAGFAIEGALIVTELLLVTTLVYYLPKIIADVRASSLPDIFSFPQAVEKHAPKYCIIQMLCTDLLVLYYGFASWKRKERAGLTLHKNSSYIAFQMMMIHAIVIETIGIHWWLHEKSMLLSILLLIINIYSVLFFIADMQAVRLNPIYATSDSLYLSLGLMKRATIRFDAIEKVEENPELLKEKLSKDTMDFIARDFGEAYPHMILQMKEPVEVTFMLGLKKRYNKVAIKVDQVQELRDLLRRGMEENKGQ; via the coding sequence ATGATAGTCTTAAAAAATAAGCAAAACATCTGGATGGCGTTTTTAGCCATTGTATTAATTAGCAACTACTCGCTTTATAATACGGGATTTGGCATGTCCATTTTACCCGCAGACACAGCGGGCGTTGTACTTGGATCATTACTCGATTTTATCATCGTAATACCAGTGCTAGTTATGCTGTATAAACGAAAGTTTTCTATTAAGTATGCGATTGTTTTGGCCGCAACAGGTTGTATTGCTGCACGCTTCATTATTCCAATGGATCATTTGCAACCGTATGTGGCGGTGACATGGGCTGGATTTGCAATTGAAGGGGCACTTATCGTGACCGAACTATTACTTGTTACAACGTTAGTATATTACTTACCTAAAATTATAGCAGATGTGCGGGCAAGTTCTTTACCAGACATTTTTTCTTTTCCACAAGCAGTTGAAAAACATGCTCCAAAGTATTGTATTATACAGATGCTGTGTACAGATTTACTCGTTCTTTACTACGGATTTGCAAGTTGGAAGCGAAAAGAACGGGCGGGTTTAACGTTACATAAAAACTCTAGCTATATCGCCTTTCAGATGATGATGATTCATGCCATCGTGATAGAGACTATTGGTATCCACTGGTGGCTTCATGAAAAATCCATGCTATTATCCATCCTATTACTTATCATAAATATTTACTCTGTCTTATTTTTTATAGCTGATATGCAGGCAGTTCGCTTAAATCCTATTTACGCAACCTCTGATTCATTATATTTATCTTTAGGTTTAATGAAACGAGCGACCATTCGCTTCGATGCGATTGAAAAAGTGGAAGAAAACCCAGAACTGTTAAAAGAAAAATTATCGAAAGATACAATGGATTTTATAGCACGTGATTTTGGAGAAGCCTATCCACACATGATATTGCAGATGAAAGAACCGGTGGAAGTAACGTTTATGTTAGGTCTGAAAAAGCGGTATAACAAAGTGGCAATCAAAGTCGATCAAGTACAGGAATTAAGAGACCTATTACGCCGAGGCATGGAGGAAAATAAAGGGCAGTAA
- a CDS encoding MarR family transcriptional regulator — translation MDQHDDALYNLVQEINDAIYSMDSHFIKVHQHLVTDDLSTKQMILMDFIHKNKSVTIGQIALYMNITSSAVGQLVSKLEEQQYVMRQINPKNRREIFVHLDTAGIQYFEREEEIKRYIIAKYYSKLERSELVQLKEIIQKLNDIVLQEGMIEEIGQK, via the coding sequence ATGGACCAACATGATGACGCATTATATAACCTCGTACAGGAAATTAATGATGCGATTTATTCGATGGACAGCCATTTTATAAAAGTCCATCAGCATTTAGTAACGGATGATTTATCTACAAAGCAAATGATACTTATGGATTTTATCCATAAAAATAAAAGTGTTACCATTGGACAAATTGCACTCTACATGAATATTACTTCAAGTGCTGTTGGTCAACTCGTAAGTAAACTTGAAGAACAACAATATGTAATGCGACAAATTAACCCCAAAAATCGCCGTGAAATTTTTGTCCACTTAGATACAGCGGGTATTCAGTATTTCGAGCGGGAAGAAGAAATAAAGCGCTATATTATTGCCAAGTATTACTCGAAACTGGAACGATCAGAATTAGTCCAATTGAAGGAGATTATTCAAAAATTAAATGACATTGTTTTGCAAGAAGGCATGATAGAGGAAATAGGACAAAAGTAA
- a CDS encoding helix-turn-helix transcriptional regulator, translating to MTPFTYLLHYRLRKSMELLRDSDKPITFIASDTGFSTVSYYIERFKAYTGYSPHAYRKRFLVGQRNT from the coding sequence ATGACACCATTTACGTATCTATTACATTACCGTTTAAGAAAAAGTATGGAATTGTTGCGCGATAGTGACAAACCCATCACGTTTATTGCATCAGACACAGGCTTTAGTACAGTTAGTTACTATATTGAGCGTTTTAAAGCATATACGGGTTATTCACCACATGCGTATCGCAAAAGATTTTTAGTTGGCCAGCGCAATACGTAG
- a CDS encoding AraC family ligand binding domain-containing protein: MTHIKVAKDLQELTIHGSNAFPIALYETTLQVDRLDFLPLHWHKEIQFVYVKSGRVNYRVGADIILLEAGEGLFVNAACLHEAKPNEVDQSLLFCINVDPKFLGGHEGSVLTSKYVQPYVTNNRLPFVKLSGELAQAVECVAQLLKERNAFFEFQVWRALLSIWEVILMQSKLTEETIHSSMIVQHERAKEMLDYIHRHYQEKITLEKLAAHVFISKAECSRFF; the protein is encoded by the coding sequence TTGACGCATATTAAAGTAGCGAAAGATTTACAAGAATTAACGATACATGGTTCGAATGCATTTCCAATTGCTTTATACGAAACGACATTACAAGTAGATCGGCTGGATTTTTTGCCATTACATTGGCATAAAGAAATACAGTTCGTCTATGTCAAAAGTGGACGTGTCAACTATCGTGTAGGTGCGGACATCATACTGCTTGAGGCGGGAGAAGGGTTATTTGTCAATGCAGCATGTTTACATGAAGCGAAACCAAATGAGGTGGACCAGTCGTTGCTGTTTTGTATAAATGTTGATCCGAAATTTTTAGGCGGACATGAAGGGAGTGTGTTGACATCTAAATATGTGCAACCATATGTAACCAATAATAGACTACCATTTGTTAAGCTTTCAGGTGAGCTAGCACAAGCTGTAGAATGTGTTGCCCAATTATTAAAGGAACGAAATGCCTTTTTTGAATTTCAGGTGTGGAGGGCATTGTTATCGATTTGGGAGGTTATTTTAATGCAATCGAAGCTTACTGAGGAAACGATACATTCTTCTATGATCGTGCAACATGAGCGTGCAAAAGAAATGCTTGACTACATTCATCGTCATTATCAAGAAAAAATAACCCTGGAAAAATTAGCTGCACATGTGTTTATAAGCAAGGCAGAATGCAGTCGTTTTTTTTAA
- a CDS encoding DMT family transporter encodes MNQQHNKNRAFGFMLVILGASFWGIGGTVAQKLFQQEHIEVGWLVSSRLLVAGILLIAIYKITHRHQSIFVMWRTKQDALRQILFSLLGMLAVQYTYMMSIAIGNSAVATLLQYLAPLFIISYYIIKKYSKLTKQDGIAVSLTLIGTTLLLTNGSFSTLSVPFMSVFWGVLSGLAVAFYTLYAVPLLQQFHSLLVVGWAMLIGGVTMSIFYQPWHIELSTWTLATATYFFFIIIFGTMLAFWFYIASLHYLSPKETSLLGSLEPLMAVITSVLWLQIPFGGFQMIGTLLILCMILYLTVFQKNNL; translated from the coding sequence ATGAATCAACAACATAATAAAAACCGTGCTTTTGGTTTTATGCTTGTCATTCTCGGGGCAAGCTTTTGGGGAATTGGCGGAACAGTTGCGCAAAAACTATTCCAGCAAGAACATATTGAAGTTGGTTGGCTCGTATCGAGCAGACTGCTTGTTGCCGGTATCTTGTTAATTGCCATTTACAAAATAACACATCGTCATCAATCCATTTTTGTTATGTGGCGAACAAAGCAAGATGCATTAAGACAAATTCTCTTTAGTCTACTGGGTATGCTTGCTGTGCAATATACATATATGATGTCCATTGCAATCGGTAATTCTGCTGTAGCGACTTTATTACAGTATTTAGCGCCACTTTTCATTATCAGTTACTATATTATTAAAAAATATAGTAAACTCACCAAACAAGATGGCATTGCTGTATCACTTACACTAATCGGTACGACTTTATTGCTAACAAACGGTTCATTTTCCACGCTTTCAGTTCCATTTATGAGTGTATTTTGGGGTGTGTTATCCGGTCTGGCTGTCGCTTTTTATACATTGTATGCCGTGCCGCTTTTACAACAATTCCATTCTTTACTTGTTGTCGGTTGGGCGATGCTCATTGGGGGTGTCACCATGAGCATATTCTATCAACCTTGGCACATTGAGCTATCGACTTGGACACTTGCGACTGCTACTTATTTTTTCTTTATCATTATTTTTGGCACGATGCTTGCATTTTGGTTTTATATTGCCAGTTTGCATTACCTATCACCAAAAGAAACAAGCTTACTTGGTAGTTTGGAACCTTTAATGGCTGTGATCACAAGCGTTCTTTGGTTGCAAATTCCTTTTGGAGGCTTCCAAATGATTGGCACATTACTGATTCTATGTATGATTTTATATCTTACGGTGTTTCAGAAGAATAACTTATAA
- a CDS encoding Cj0069 family protein, which translates to MNKKVIFFEVQGGTDKGPDGYRLDTMPTVNALKQRGQDAQVMFFDITKKDEIFDYVKENGVAYVSRINPGNLEHEEEYFEMLRELCAAGVIGMPHPDAMIGYGSKDVLSKLVSTNLVPDDTFAYYTIEAFKAQFPTSLALTERVLKQNRGSTGEGIWRVKLVEPLAAGITEVPLDAKIKCTEAKDNHVEYWELGAFMTFCEQYITGSNGMLIDMRFLPRITEGEIRLFMLRDKPVHVVHKKPADTEDAFSATLFSGAQYRYDKPEDWEQLVQNFLTQLPLVTNLLGNYDLPLIWTADFMLDTNEAGEDCYILGEMNCSCVGFTSELTLAHQVAEEIIACIEEHRTIPA; encoded by the coding sequence ATGAATAAAAAAGTTATTTTCTTCGAAGTACAAGGCGGCACTGACAAGGGACCTGACGGCTACAGACTTGATACAATGCCGACGGTCAATGCACTTAAACAACGTGGACAAGATGCGCAAGTAATGTTTTTTGATATAACAAAAAAGGACGAAATTTTTGATTATGTGAAGGAAAATGGCGTTGCCTATGTATCTCGCATTAATCCTGGTAATTTAGAACATGAGGAAGAATATTTCGAGATGCTACGAGAGTTATGTGCAGCAGGTGTTATTGGCATGCCTCATCCGGATGCAATGATTGGCTACGGTTCGAAAGATGTATTATCGAAATTAGTGTCTACAAATTTAGTACCAGATGATACATTTGCTTATTACACGATTGAGGCATTTAAAGCACAATTCCCTACTTCCCTTGCACTGACGGAACGTGTCTTAAAGCAAAATCGAGGTTCAACTGGCGAAGGTATTTGGCGAGTAAAATTAGTCGAGCCCCTTGCTGCTGGCATAACAGAAGTACCTCTTGATGCCAAAATTAAATGTACTGAAGCAAAAGATAATCATGTAGAGTATTGGGAGCTAGGTGCATTTATGACGTTTTGTGAGCAGTACATTACAGGCTCAAATGGAATGTTAATTGATATGCGCTTCCTTCCTCGTATTACTGAAGGCGAAATCCGCTTATTTATGTTGCGTGACAAACCAGTTCACGTGGTACATAAAAAACCAGCCGATACTGAAGATGCCTTTAGTGCTACACTTTTCTCTGGTGCGCAATATCGCTACGATAAGCCAGAAGATTGGGAACAACTTGTACAAAACTTCTTAACACAATTACCACTCGTTACCAACTTATTAGGTAATTATGATTTACCACTTATTTGGACAGCCGATTTTATGCTAGATACAAATGAGGCAGGCGAAGATTGCTATATTTTAGGTGAGATGAATTGTTCTTGCGTAGGCTTCACTTCTGAACTCACTTTGGCACATCAAGTAGCTGAAGAAATCATCGCTTGCATTGAGGAACATCGCACAATTCCAGCATAA
- a CDS encoding LysE family transporter yields the protein MSLYVAYVLVGLAIAMPVGAITVEMTKQGLKNGFMHGWAVGLGGMTVDVVLVFALYMGLASILAMPLIQLPMWIIGAGFLFLLGLDSIKNADQDITLAGEKVTKSFFASYRNGLLVAISPGNLVFWVNVFGVVLAKSYDKGESASFLVIAAGILSGILLHDIGLMTIVSVTRKAMSRKMIKTLTMISGMLLIGFAGYFIYEFIQGIKMYR from the coding sequence TTGAGTTTATATGTTGCGTATGTATTAGTAGGGCTTGCTATAGCCATGCCTGTAGGTGCCATTACGGTCGAAATGACTAAGCAGGGGCTAAAAAATGGCTTTATGCATGGCTGGGCAGTAGGGCTTGGCGGTATGACGGTTGATGTAGTATTAGTTTTTGCTCTGTATATGGGGCTTGCTTCTATATTAGCTATGCCGCTAATTCAGCTGCCTATGTGGATTATTGGCGCCGGCTTCTTGTTTTTACTTGGGTTAGATTCGATCAAAAATGCCGATCAAGACATTACGCTAGCGGGTGAAAAGGTAACAAAATCATTTTTCGCATCGTATCGCAATGGGCTTCTGGTAGCCATTTCGCCAGGAAACCTTGTTTTTTGGGTAAATGTTTTCGGTGTAGTTCTAGCAAAATCGTATGACAAAGGAGAGTCGGCAAGTTTCCTAGTAATAGCTGCTGGTATACTTAGTGGTATTTTACTGCACGACATAGGTTTAATGACTATAGTTTCGGTTACGCGTAAGGCGATGAGTCGAAAAATGATTAAAACCCTGACAATGATATCAGGAATGTTATTAATTGGTTTCGCAGGTTACTTTATTTATGAATTTATTCAAGGAATTAAAATGTACAGATAA
- a CDS encoding saccharopine dehydrogenase family protein: MGKALIIGAGGVASVVVHKCVQNSDVFEEICIASRTVSKCDALKEKLDGGKTKIHTAQVDADNTDELIELIKSFGPDVVINVALPYQDLTIMDACLATGVHYVDTANYEPPETAKFEYKWQWAYKEKFEKAGLTALLGSGFDPGVTGVFTAHAQKHEFDEIHYIDIVDANAGDHGYHFATNFNPEINIREITANGRYWKEGEWIETAPLEKKEVYNLPEIGPKDIYLLYHEELESIAKNIKGLKQIRFWMTFSEKYLTHLKVLENVGMTSIEPIEFEGQMIQPIHFLKAVLPDPASLGPRTKGKTNIGCIIRGLKDGKEKTYYVYNVCDHEACYNEVGSQAISYTTGVPAMIGAMLVMNGQWQKPGVWNVEEFDPDPFMDALNKWGLPWQESHNPELLDLEIEAKESSR, encoded by the coding sequence TTGGGTAAAGCATTGATTATAGGAGCTGGCGGAGTAGCCAGTGTTGTGGTACACAAGTGTGTTCAAAATTCGGACGTATTTGAGGAAATTTGTATCGCAAGTAGAACTGTTTCAAAATGTGACGCTCTAAAAGAAAAACTAGACGGCGGAAAAACAAAGATTCATACTGCACAGGTAGACGCTGACAATACAGATGAATTAATCGAACTTATTAAAAGTTTCGGACCAGATGTTGTCATTAATGTAGCGTTACCTTATCAGGACTTAACGATTATGGATGCTTGCTTAGCGACAGGTGTGCACTATGTGGATACTGCAAACTACGAGCCACCTGAAACGGCAAAATTTGAATATAAATGGCAATGGGCTTATAAAGAGAAGTTTGAAAAAGCTGGCTTAACGGCATTACTTGGTAGTGGTTTTGACCCTGGTGTAACAGGCGTTTTCACAGCACATGCTCAAAAACATGAATTCGACGAAATCCACTATATCGATATCGTAGATGCCAATGCTGGTGACCACGGTTATCATTTTGCAACAAACTTCAATCCAGAAATCAATATTCGCGAAATTACAGCGAATGGTCGTTACTGGAAAGAAGGCGAGTGGATTGAAACAGCACCACTTGAGAAAAAAGAAGTTTATAACTTACCAGAAATCGGACCAAAAGATATTTACCTGCTATACCATGAAGAATTAGAATCAATTGCTAAAAACATTAAAGGTCTAAAACAAATTCGATTCTGGATGACATTCTCTGAAAAATACTTAACACATTTAAAAGTGCTAGAGAATGTAGGCATGACTTCTATTGAGCCAATCGAATTCGAAGGGCAAATGATTCAGCCAATCCACTTCTTGAAAGCAGTATTACCAGATCCAGCATCACTAGGACCACGTACAAAAGGTAAAACAAATATCGGCTGTATTATCCGTGGTTTAAAAGATGGCAAGGAAAAAACGTACTACGTATATAACGTATGTGACCATGAAGCGTGCTATAACGAAGTTGGTTCACAAGCGATTTCTTACACAACTGGCGTACCAGCAATGATCGGTGCAATGCTTGTTATGAACGGTCAATGGCAAAAACCAGGTGTTTGGAACGTAGAAGAATTCGATCCAGATCCATTTATGGATGCATTAAACAAATGGGGTCTACCATGGCAAGAAAGCCATAACCCAGAATTACTTGACTTAGAGATCGAAGCGAAGGAAAGTAGCCGATGA